GATCTGGGCTCTTAAGTTGTTCTCTCTGCCCTCCAGGAGGTTCACAGTGAAGTGAAGCGCCTTCAGTCCCATATGATTCCTTTACTGGTCCAGGGATTCTAATATAAACCTGTACACAGAGCATGTTAAAGAAGGCAACAAGCCATTTTGTTTTTGTGGAACCCCCTGCAAGCTAccccaccctctactctctaccgccgtcttctccctcctctcctccaaaaGGTTCAGTGTGACATGGGGCATCTGAAGccagtggtgggagggagggagacggatcAGCAAACTCACGGTTGGGAGGGACAGCTTAGTGAAAGGGAGGGTAAAGCTAAGTCCCAGTCTCTACCGAGTAATGAAGAGGGGGACCGGCCTCCCCCTGACTCCCTCCCCACCCAAATGTCTTTAACTAGCAGCAAGTGTGTAAGGGGGGTCCATGCTCCTAACGTCCGCCCCCCCCATTTCTCTAACTACCGACAGGTGCAGGACTCAGCTATCATGTCAGGGATCTCCTTATAATCCACTGTCTTGTTGTCATCCAGCAGCATCAGTACGCTGATGGGCTTGTACTTATACGGCACGCAGGACAGCGATGGCACCTCGTCCATCCCCTTCCCTTTAATCAGGTTCTGCATTATGGCATGGCTGGAGGGGTTGAGGCCGTAGTGGAGGATTCTGGGACAGTCTCCTTTACAGTAGCCAGGGTTGTACTGGTGTGGGGCGAGGTATTTAACCAGGCCTAACGCGGCAAAGGTGACCCGGTAGGAGTGGAGTTTGCACTGGTTCTTGGGCGAGGGTTTCTTGTGTTTTCGGTAGTTGGAGATGTCGGAGGCGATGCTACCGGGGGGATTAGGGCCGTTGGAGCGACGGAGTCGGGGGGCGGAGAGGTGGTGAGGCTCTGGAGTCAGACCCTCCAAACTGGACCACCCAGTTCGGGTCGCTGCCCTCCACTCTCTGGTTTCTTCCTCTTcattgaggaagaggaggagagcgggGGTGTTGAGGTGATTTGCGGAGGccgctctccttcccctcctgtGTCCCCCTCGGATCCTCCACAGGCTTCCCAAGGCCTCGCTCCTCCAATGCCCAGGATTCAAGCACCAATACTGGGCCACGAGGGTCAGGCAACTGCCCTGCTTTGGCCTTCCCTGGGTCAGCGTTACCAGCTGTGCGGTGAGGTGCTCTGTGATGTCAGTTTCTGTCCACTGCTGATGCGGCTCCAGGGTGACTAGGCACCCCAGACCTCCATGGGGGCTTGTCCAGCTATCATGCCCCAGAGAGGTGACTCTGGCCCTGCAacggagaggggaggggtggggcgTCCTGGATGTATTAGAGGGACGGAGGTGGACAAAGGAGGCTCTCACTAGCTGTTCCAGGGAGAGGGACTGGAGGTCATACTCCACTGTGTAGGTGTAGcgcaggactggaggagggagagagaacatgcagagagaggacaggagtgaGAAAAATgtgtatagggagagagagaaagagatgtagagggttgagggagagaaaggatgtAAAGAACAGGGAGAGATGACAATGGTAGGCGTCAATATCTTCATCTCACCTTTGACCTGATACACTTCTAAATTGAAATGGTCAGGCTTCACCATAGCAACAAACAGTTACAAAGACAAAAGGTAACCTAGACTACTCTACACCATAGCACATACCCAATACCCATTATAACCTATAGCCTTAATAAAGGTTTATATATTGTTATTATGAATGACAATGAACAATAGTTGTACAACAGGCCTCCCCTTACCACTGCAATTTCAAATAATCAGATAAACAAAACCTTCAGGATGATAAGCGCTTGTTATCTTACAcactgtgtgtctcacctgaagACGATGTCAGAGACCACACCTGGGTGGTGTTGGGTCGCAACAGACGCGCTGTGTTCGACCCGAACATCCGATGCTGTTTAGGCCTCCCATCCGGGTCTGCGGCACTCTTAAACAAACTTAACATATATTGCAAGTTCTGGTCGGCCTTCTGTGCTTCTGTTAGCAGCGTGTGAAGCGGCTCCTGCTGGTTTTTCTGACTAGTGCTATGGTGATTTCGGCGACATCTCCCACCGAGTTGTGATTTTAACGAGGCAGAGGGATAGGTAGAATTGTTGGCCATTTTCCCGTCCGCTCGGGTAGACGTAGAACACAAGAAAAATACGAAAAAGGACAGGATACATGTGTTGTTACGGTGGATAGCCCTCATGTTTGACCTAGCACCGGTGAAAGCCCGAGTTACTGCCACCAGAAGGATGGAATCAAAAGGTGTGATTTCTTACCGAGGACAAGGTGAGACGCGCGCTCACCTGACAAACAACCGGCCATTTTCGCtcatcactagttaccacagcgcCATAAACCACGCCCATGCCCATTCTACAAATTATATTctcaaaatatgtttttaaacctaaccttaaccacactgctaaccgtgtgcctaaccttaaattaaatcATTTTTGTTTATATGAATTTTTACGATATGACTTTGTGGCAGTGGAAAACACCATGGTCTGTTTGACCCCCAATTGACCCCTCTCGTGAGGTGTGGACGACAGGTGTGACGCAAAGGagcaattgtcacgccctgatgaAAGCTGAAAGGCGAAATAGGCCAAACTCATAGATATAGTTAGAGGACTCAACTTGGATTGAAACTATTTTAGCATGGACAGTGACATTAAAGATATGCTTCTGAACTTTGGGGCCTActaagtatttttttttaaacttcctGCTTTGAGCTGGATGTGTCCATGTGTAGCTCATACACACATAATCTATGCACAgaattactgttttacctcaattagccttGAAATCTCTAGTTTGAAAGCGACtgtttttctggaagctgtgctgcGCCATTTCCACTACATTTTCTTCCACATGGGCCAGCCCCTTAGCAATTTGAGTtcaaccaatgagcttcagcTCCTCACCATATGAGTGACAACTAGCAAGATGCACGTGATGCAccgacagcagagagagagagagcaatgacgtgGTGCATATCTTCACATATGTGACGTAGTACGCAATTTCCGTGGACCACTTTTGGCTCGCGAGCTCtgctttcagaactactggctaaaaagtatccAAAACTACCGGAGAATCTCTTTAAGGGCTTCCACAATTTTAAAGTAATCAACTGGTTGGGGATTCCTCTGGGTTGGGAGCGATCAGCCAATCGGTGAATCCCAAACCACCCCCTCGCCCCTACCAACTCACTCAGAGGGTCCTTAGTTGTCAAGGGGTGAGAGTGGCGAGGGGATCAATAAACCCATAAACCCATAAAATAACCCAATAAACCTGTACACTAGTGACTTAAATTAATTCATGTTCCACTTTTAAACTGTAAAACTGGTATGAAATTCAAATTAACAAATAAAAGTTTAACACTTCAGTAACAGTTAAACATTCAATTTGGGaggtatttatcctgttatttaatttattgaggtatttatcctgttatttattttgggaggtatttatcctgttatttaatttgggagatatttatcctgttatttattttgggaggtatttatcctgttatttaatttgggaggtatttatcctgttatttattttgggaggtatttatcctgttatttaatttgggaggtatttatcctgttatttaatttattgaggtatttatcctgttatttattttgggaggtatttatcctgttatttaatttgggaggtatttatcctgttatttattttgggaggtatttatcctgttatttattttgggaggtatttatcctgttatttaatttgggaggtatttatcctgttatttaatttattgaggtatttatcctgttatttattttgggaggtatttatcctgttatttaatttattgaggtatttatcctgttatttattttgggaggtatttatcctgttatttaatttgggaggtatttatcctgttatttaatttgggaggtatttatcctgttatttattttgggaggtatttatcctgttatttaatttgggaggtatttatcctgttatttattttgggaggtatttatcctgttatttattttgggaggtatttatcctgttatttaTTTTGGAGGTATTTattctgttatttattttgggaggtatttatcctgttatttaatttgggaggtatttatcctgttatttattttgggaggtatttatcctgttatttaatttgggaggtatttatcctgttatttaatttgggaggtatttatcctgttatttaatttgggaggtatttatcctgttatttattttgggaggtatttatcctgttatttaatttgggaggtatttatcctgttatttattttgggaggtatttatcctgttatttattttgggaggtatttatcctgttgtttattttgggaggtatttatcctgttatttattttgggaggtatttatcctgttatttattttgggaggtatttatcctgttatttattttgggaggtatttatcctgttatttaaTTTATTGAGGTATTTATCCTATTATTTATTTTGGGaggtatttatcctgttatttaatttgggaggtatttatcctgttatttaatttgggaggtatttatcctgttatttaatttattgaggtatttatcctgttatttattttgggaggtatttatcctgttatttaatttgggaggtatttatcctgttatttattttgggaggtatttatcctgttatttattttgggaggtatttatcctgttatttaatttgggaggtatttatcctgttatttaatttattgaggtatttatcctgttatttattttgggaggtatttatcctgttatttaatttattgaggtatttatcctgttatttattttgggaggtatttatcctgttatttaatttgggaggtatttatcctgttatttaatttgggaggtatttatcctgttatttattttgggaggtatttatcctgttatttaatttgggaggtatttatcctgttatttattttgggaggtatttatcctgttatttattttgggaggtatttatcctgttatttaTTTTGGAGGTATTTattctgttatttattttgggaggtatttatcctgttatttattttgggaggtatttatcctgttatttattttgggaggtatttatcctgttgtttattttgggaggtatttatcctgttatttattttgggaggtatttatcctgttatttattttgggaggtatttatcctgttatttattttgggaggtatttatcctgttatttaaTTTATTGAGGTATTTATCCCATTATTTATTTTGGGaggtatttatcctgttatttaatttgggagatatttatcctgttatttaatttgggaggtatttatcctgttatttaatttgggaggtatttatcctgttatttaatttgggagatatttatcctgttatttaatttgggaggtatttatcctgttatttaatttgggaggtatttatcctgttatttattttgggaggtatttatcctgttatttaatttgggaggtatttatcctgttatttaatttgggaggtatttatcctgttatttaatttattgaggtatttatcctgttatttattttgggaggtatttatcctgttatttaatttgggaggtatttatcctgttatttaatttgggaggtatttatcctgttatttattttgggaggtatttatcctgttatttaatttgggaggtatttatcctgttatttattttgggaggtatttatcctgttatttattttgggaggtatttatcctgttgtttattttgggaggtatttatcctgttatttattttgggaggtatttatcctgttatttattttgggaggtatttatcctgttatttattttgggaggtatttatcctgttatttaaTTTATTGAGGTATTTATCCTATTATTTATTTTGGGaggtatttatcctgttatttaatttgggagatatttatcctgttatttaatttgggaggtatttatcctgttatttaatttgggaggtatttatcctgttatttaatttgggagatatttatcctgttatttaatttgggaggtatttatcctgttatttaatttgggaggtatttatcctgttatttattttgggaggtatttatcctgttatttaatttgggaggtatttatcctgttatttaatttgggaggtatttatcctgttatttaatttattgaggtatttatcctgttatttattttgggaggtatttatcctgttatttaatttgggagatatttatcctgttatttaatttgggaggtatttatcctgttatttaatttgggaggtatttatcctgttatttaatttgggaggtatttatcctgttatttattttgggaggtatttatcctgttatttaatttgggaggtatttatcctgttatttattttgggaggtatttatcctgttatttaatttgggaggtatttatcctgttatttattttgggaggtatttatcctgttatttaatttgggaggtatttatcctgttatttaatttattgaggtatttatcctgttatttaatttgggaggtatttatcctgttatttaatttgggaggtatttatcctgttatttattttgggaggtatttatcctgttatttattttgggaggtatttatcctgttatttaatttgggaggtatttatcctgttatttaatttgggaggtatttatcctgttatttaatttgggatgtatttatcctgttatttaatttattgaggtatttatcctgttatttattttgggaggtatttatcctgttatttaatttgggaggtatttatcctgttatttattttgggaggtatttatcctgttatttaatttgggaggtatttatcctgttatttaaTTTTGATTGAgtatttatcctgttatttaatttgggaggtatttatcctgttatttaatttgggaggtatttatcctgttatttattttgggaggtatttatcctgttatttattttgggaggtatttatcctgttatttattttgggaggtatttatcctgttatttaatttgggaggtatttatcctgttatttaatttgggaggtatttatcctgttatttaatttgggaggtatttatcctgttatttattttgggagttatttatcctgttatttattttgggagttatttatcctgttatttaatttgggaggtatttatcctgttatttaatttgggagatatttatcctgttatttaatttgggaggtatttatcctgttatttattttgggaggtatttatcctgttatttCACGTGGCGAGTCTCGAAATCAGACACAAACAAATGCATGTGGCTTATAattagacacacctcctcattatTTTGTATGAAATTGCACAAACTTCCAACAGATCGCAGTGCGTGTCGTGATAAGCACATCGCTCTGGAGCCTGCAGCCTTGCAGACGCTATCTGAGGGTCTTATTAGCCCCTACACCCTCCAACTGTTGGTGTGATCTTAAACAACCAAAACCGGATAGAAAGCATGCCGAAaagatattatactgtatatgtatatatattttataatacCATCTTCAAGAAATAACAATCGGGGTTTCCCTGGGCAACAAAAAAAAAGCATTAGAAACCTTGGACTAGAGTGCAGAATTTAAAACATCAAACTCCAGCCTGGTAGGTGACACCGCCGCAAAACCCCAACGAAGAAGAATTCCCCAACCCACAACCCAACCCCTCCCCGTTGTTTCAACTGGTCGTTCAGAACAGCACCGTTTCCGTTTAATTGAAACGTTGCGGCAAAGACGTTCCATTatttcacaggaggttggtggaaccttaattggggaggatgggctcgtggtaacggCTGGGGTGGAATAAGTAAAATTATATAAAATACATTAAACAcacggtttccatgtgtttgatgctattccattttactccgttccagccattattatgagccgtcctccacagtaattatattgacaagataccTGATTGAActctctaacaatggaaatacatgtcctcaatTATTGAAGGGAAACACTCTTTTCGCAGCACTTTgataaaaaaaaagatttttgTAGCAGGTTAGGTAAGCATTTTCACTTCCCTTAAACTtagtctcctaacctgctacgaaaaagtCACTTAGGTATCGAAGTGACGAGTGTTTCCCAAATGATTGACTGCAGGTGAGATCAGTTcagaccattctagccaatgagaaggcagatatcctctcgcttcacctcttcctctctggttgcAATACGTTATATCGTACTGAACGCAACACAGGTGAAATTCAAACGAACACCTGCTGCTGCTGATTAGGGGCGGGGAGTGTCCGTTGAAGTTATTTGGACAGCTACTAATTCAGCGGGACGCGGATGTTCCGATAGTCTTTTGTTCGCTGCCATGGCCGAACCACGAAGGGTTCAACTGACTACTCTGTCCAGTAATGTCCCCCTGCAGTCAGCCGTGGGGGTCATTAAACCAGCGTTACCCCCTAAAGAGGCGGTCACCGTTACTCCAGTAGCTGCGTCGACCTCAACTTCCTGGGGAGTCCAACCAAAC
Above is a genomic segment from Oncorhynchus masou masou isolate Uvic2021 chromosome 23, UVic_Omas_1.1, whole genome shotgun sequence containing:
- the bmp15 gene encoding bone morphogenetic protein 15, which translates into the protein MRAIHRNNTCILSFFVFFLCSTSTRADGKMANNSTYPSASLKSQLGGRCRRNHHSTSQKNQQEPLHTLLTEAQKADQNLQYMLSLFKSAADPDGRPKQHRMFGSNTARLLRPNTTQVWSLTSSSVLRYTYTVEYDLQSLSLEQLVRASFVHLRPSNTSRTPHPSPLRCRARVTSLGHDSWTSPHGGLGCLVTLEPHQQWTETDITEHLTAQLVTLTQGRPKQGSCLTLVAQYWCLNPGHWRSEALGSLWRIRGGHRRGRRAASANHLNTPALLLFLNEEEETREWRAATRTGWSSLEGLTPEPHHLSAPRLRRSNGPNPPGSIASDISNYRKHKKPSPKNQCKLHSYRVTFAALGLVKYLAPHQYNPGYCKGDCPRILHYGLNPSSHAIMQNLIKGKGMDEVPSLSCVPYKYKPISVLMLLDDNKTVDYKEIPDMIAESCTCR